In a genomic window of BD1-7 clade bacterium:
- the yceJ_3 gene encoding Cytochrome b561 encodes MLTNSDKSYGWVTILLHWSMALCIFFMFGLGVYMVDLSYYDTWYHGSLDLHKSIGSLLIAVWMVFFAWHLINKKPAPEPGKTWEQVSAKLMHKVLYLTIGALLISGYLISSADGAPIDVFGIVKLPAWQLEIENQETVFGDMHEILAWLLISLVALHASAALKHHFFDKDKTLKRMIKPIK; translated from the coding sequence ATGCTGACAAATAGTGATAAATCCTATGGGTGGGTAACGATCCTGCTGCATTGGTCGATGGCGCTATGCATCTTCTTTATGTTTGGCTTAGGCGTCTACATGGTTGACCTTAGCTATTACGATACTTGGTACCATGGCTCTTTAGATCTGCACAAAAGTATCGGAAGCCTGCTGATCGCTGTCTGGATGGTATTTTTTGCCTGGCACCTGATCAACAAAAAACCCGCGCCTGAACCCGGCAAAACATGGGAGCAAGTATCCGCCAAGCTGATGCATAAAGTGCTGTATTTAACCATTGGCGCTTTGTTGATTTCTGGCTACCTGATTTCCAGTGCCGACGGCGCCCCCATAGACGTATTTGGGATCGTGAAATTACCCGCATGGCAACTGGAAATTGAAAACCAAGAAACCGTATTCGGCGACATGCATGAAATTCTCGCTTGGCTGCTGATAAGCCTTGTTGCTTTGCACGCATCAGCGGCACTCAAACACCACTTTTTCGATAAAGATAAAACACTTAAACGCATGATCAAACCGATCAAATAA
- the cpxR_1 gene encoding Transcriptional regulatory protein CpxR, translating into MQPIQTERPDHILLVDDDTALCEMLSEYLYGEGFTVDTLHDGQSALNQLNDGATYDLAVLDIMMPGISGLDVLQSIRARLPLPVIMLTGRADDIDRILGLEMGADDYLAKPCNPRELAARIRATLRRSNLAVNAFQQTLKDSVGDNRTLPVELSAYGIELNLAQRKTTINEVNVSLTSAEFNTLALLMQHQGEVVSKETLTEKVLHRKLSPYDRSIDVHVSRIRQKLAKHLGDNTLINTLRGAGYQFSGETP; encoded by the coding sequence ATGCAACCTATTCAAACTGAACGGCCTGATCACATACTCCTCGTTGATGACGACACCGCCTTGTGCGAGATGCTCAGCGAGTACCTATACGGTGAAGGTTTTACTGTCGACACCTTACATGATGGCCAATCAGCATTGAATCAGTTGAACGATGGAGCAACCTACGACCTTGCGGTGCTCGACATTATGATGCCCGGCATCAGTGGGCTTGATGTTCTGCAGAGTATTCGCGCGCGCTTGCCGCTGCCAGTCATCATGCTAACCGGCAGAGCCGACGACATTGATCGAATTCTCGGTCTCGAAATGGGCGCTGACGACTATCTCGCTAAACCCTGCAACCCGCGAGAGCTTGCCGCCCGCATACGCGCCACACTTCGGCGCTCAAACTTGGCAGTTAACGCCTTTCAACAAACGCTTAAAGACTCCGTTGGTGATAACCGCACTTTACCCGTTGAATTAAGCGCTTATGGTATCGAGCTCAATCTTGCGCAACGTAAAACCACCATTAACGAGGTTAACGTCTCTCTGACCAGCGCAGAATTCAATACACTGGCGCTGTTAATGCAGCATCAAGGCGAAGTTGTTTCTAAAGAAACCCTGACAGAAAAAGTCTTGCACCGAAAACTAAGCCCCTATGACCGCAGTATTGACGTCCATGTCAGTCGTATTCGCCAAAAGCTGGCAAAACACTTAGGTGACAACACGCTAATCAATACACTACGTGGCGCAGGTTACCAATTTTCAGGGGAAACACCATGA
- the sstT gene encoding Serine/threonine transporter SstT gives MKLILRLIAGIVAGILIGYLAPEFISRAFITFRAVFGQFISYTIPLIILFFIMSGIASLRSGAGRALGVTVAASYGSTVCAGLLAFVIADVVVPHMLSSAGALVSESPGLEPFGFADKLTIPPAMDIMTALVTAFLFGIGISTLKLDALKGIVDQGKDVVELALTRILIPFLPLYICGVFVALTVDGTVFATLRTFGLVLAMALCLHWLWLIILYTVAGLITGRNPVVMLKNMLPAYFTAVGTMSSAATIPVTLERTKSNGVDEHIADFSIPLCATIHMSGSVVTITTCATAVVFLTGGAVPDFSTMVTFVALLGVTLIASPGAPGGSIMASLGLLSSVLGFGEPLIALMIALYIAQDSFGTACNVTGDGAIASVVEKMALPKKAGDH, from the coding sequence ATGAAGTTGATTCTAAGGCTGATCGCCGGCATCGTCGCCGGGATATTAATCGGGTATTTAGCGCCCGAGTTTATTTCGCGTGCTTTTATTACCTTTCGCGCCGTTTTTGGTCAATTCATCAGCTATACCATCCCGCTGATTATTCTCTTTTTTATCATGAGTGGTATTGCCAGCTTGCGCTCTGGAGCAGGGCGGGCGCTAGGTGTGACAGTAGCTGCGTCTTATGGGTCTACCGTATGTGCCGGGTTGTTGGCATTTGTCATTGCCGATGTGGTTGTTCCTCATATGCTCAGCTCTGCTGGTGCGTTGGTCAGTGAGTCACCCGGGTTAGAACCTTTTGGTTTTGCCGACAAACTAACGATCCCGCCGGCAATGGATATTATGACTGCCTTGGTAACGGCGTTCCTTTTTGGCATAGGAATTTCGACTCTGAAACTCGATGCGTTGAAAGGTATTGTTGATCAGGGAAAGGACGTGGTTGAGCTGGCTCTAACTCGGATTCTTATCCCGTTTTTGCCGCTGTATATTTGTGGTGTTTTTGTCGCACTCACGGTTGATGGCACAGTATTCGCGACACTTCGAACTTTTGGTTTAGTGTTGGCGATGGCGCTCTGCTTGCATTGGTTGTGGTTGATTATCCTCTACACTGTAGCGGGTTTGATAACTGGGCGAAATCCGGTGGTGATGTTGAAAAATATGTTACCTGCGTATTTTACTGCTGTTGGTACTATGTCGAGTGCGGCTACTATTCCAGTGACTCTGGAGCGCACGAAATCTAACGGCGTTGATGAACATATTGCGGACTTTTCAATCCCTCTTTGTGCAACCATTCATATGTCCGGAAGCGTAGTTACCATTACTACATGCGCAACAGCCGTGGTGTTTTTGACGGGTGGCGCTGTACCAGACTTCTCTACGATGGTGACGTTTGTTGCATTGCTTGGCGTTACCTTGATAGCCTCGCCCGGTGCGCCGGGTGGATCCATTATGGCATCTCTGGGATTGTTGTCCTCGGTTCTTGGATTTGGCGAGCCGCTTATCGCGCTAATGATTGCCCTGTATATAGCCCAAGATAGCTTCGGCACGGCCTGTAATGTGACGGGTGATGGTGCAATCGCCAGTGTGGTTGAAAAAATGGCATTACCCAAGAAGGCCGGTGATCACTAA
- the htpX_2 gene encoding Protease HtpX — protein sequence MMRIALFLVTNIAVLVVLAIVMHIFGINSYLAQDGSGLNLSVLLFMSAVMGFTGSFISLFISKWMAKKSMGVKLVSNPQTPDEIWLMETVAELAAKAGVKMPEVGIFPAAQANAFATGWNRNDALVAVSLGLLQRFDRDQIKAVLGHELGHVANGDMVTLSLIQGVVNTFVIFLSRVVGYVIDQAIFKSRSGFGPGYFITVIVTQIVFSILASMIVMRFSRWREFRADRAGAQLAGTASMIGALQRLQTESENPPEMPDAIEAFGIRSGKTSGILALFASHPPIEDRIKALQQSQA from the coding sequence ATGATGCGCATCGCTCTGTTTTTGGTTACCAATATCGCCGTTTTGGTTGTGCTTGCTATCGTCATGCACATTTTCGGTATTAATTCTTATTTGGCACAAGATGGAAGCGGGCTCAATTTGTCCGTCTTACTGTTTATGTCTGCCGTTATGGGGTTTACAGGCTCGTTTATTTCGCTATTTATTTCGAAATGGATGGCGAAGAAGTCAATGGGCGTGAAGCTTGTCAGTAATCCTCAAACCCCTGACGAAATTTGGTTGATGGAAACCGTCGCTGAGCTAGCCGCCAAGGCGGGCGTTAAGATGCCCGAAGTGGGTATCTTTCCTGCAGCTCAGGCAAATGCATTTGCAACCGGCTGGAATCGCAACGACGCGCTGGTTGCAGTGAGTTTGGGCCTACTACAACGCTTTGATCGTGATCAGATAAAAGCCGTTCTCGGACATGAACTGGGTCATGTTGCCAATGGTGATATGGTCACCCTAAGTTTGATTCAAGGGGTCGTGAATACCTTTGTAATCTTCCTCAGCCGGGTTGTTGGGTATGTGATTGACCAGGCGATATTCAAATCTCGCAGCGGTTTTGGTCCAGGCTATTTTATCACTGTCATCGTGACTCAGATTGTCTTTAGTATTTTGGCATCGATGATTGTGATGCGTTTTTCGCGCTGGCGAGAGTTTCGAGCAGATCGCGCTGGAGCGCAGTTAGCTGGCACGGCGAGCATGATAGGTGCGTTGCAGCGTCTTCAAACGGAATCAGAGAACCCACCGGAAATGCCTGATGCGATTGAGGCATTTGGTATTCGATCGGGTAAGACATCTGGCATATTGGCACTGTTTGCGTCTCATCCACCTATCGAAGACCGTATCAAAGCGCTTCAACAATCCCAAGCCTGA
- the perR gene encoding HTH-type transcriptional regulator PerR, with protein sequence MQKYNTPGFLGRLPWGLLENFLVAAEAGSIRLASERLGVNHSTVSRQLTTLEEHLGKPVFDRFSHGLELNSFGHGLLEHVKTMDGGFDALTMYLNSVGDEISGAVHITLGDSLLPSALPAIGTLQREHPGLEVQFSVSNTLARMEKGEADIALRITQSPPDHLVGHQLAYLQVADYVSKTLFATVDSPDENHYPWVIWDLDVSMGEARNFDERYAGKHIACRVDSSTAMLGAVKAGLGAGMMLCLFADREPDLVRLQPPMQTQAIPLWLLYHPQLRTSAKVQAVVAALKGVFKDG encoded by the coding sequence GTGCAAAAATACAACACGCCAGGGTTTTTAGGGCGACTTCCGTGGGGATTACTGGAGAACTTTCTGGTAGCGGCAGAGGCCGGCTCAATTCGCTTGGCCAGTGAGCGACTGGGCGTCAACCATTCAACGGTTTCTCGTCAGTTAACCACCTTAGAAGAGCACTTGGGTAAGCCCGTATTTGATCGCTTCAGCCATGGCCTGGAACTGAACAGCTTTGGTCATGGATTGTTGGAGCACGTTAAAACCATGGATGGCGGATTTGATGCATTAACCATGTATCTCAATAGCGTCGGTGATGAAATCTCTGGTGCTGTGCACATTACCTTGGGTGATAGCTTGTTACCCTCAGCCTTGCCGGCTATCGGAACGTTGCAACGAGAGCACCCTGGTTTGGAGGTGCAATTTTCTGTATCAAACACGTTGGCGCGGATGGAAAAGGGCGAAGCAGATATTGCATTACGTATTACCCAAAGCCCGCCGGATCATCTGGTTGGCCATCAATTGGCCTATTTGCAGGTCGCCGACTATGTATCGAAAACACTGTTCGCGACTGTCGATTCACCTGACGAAAATCACTACCCATGGGTCATCTGGGATTTAGACGTCAGTATGGGGGAGGCACGTAATTTTGATGAGCGTTATGCAGGCAAGCATATTGCTTGCCGAGTCGATTCGAGCACTGCCATGCTTGGTGCGGTAAAAGCAGGGCTTGGCGCGGGTATGATGCTGTGTTTATTCGCAGACCGTGAACCGGATCTAGTACGTTTGCAACCGCCGATGCAGACTCAGGCGATTCCGTTGTGGTTGTTGTACCATCCACAATTGCGCACCTCGGCAAAAGTGCAGGCGGTTGTCGCAGCGCTGAAAGGCGTATTTAAAGATGGCTGA
- a CDS encoding putative oxidoreductase — MTDTRLQSYGSKALVTGASSGIGKAFSEHLAAAGFDLILVARRESLLTELANDLTRQYPIQCSVFSIDLGETSDIARLITYAQTQDIGLLILNAGFGYKGCFEEQDYAQLNAMLQVNLMAPTQITHALLPRMKQRQRAGIILTGSIEGEAPFPYSSAYAASKAYIHGLGNSLYAECLDDGVDVLVLSPGSTDTDAPISQGISRDQLVGIMRPETVAAQALQQLGKRPLWITGMHNRLFIKILRWLPRKAASILAGKGMKKAIEASR, encoded by the coding sequence ATGACTGATACACGCCTTCAATCTTATGGCTCTAAAGCACTGGTTACCGGTGCATCGTCTGGCATTGGCAAAGCGTTCAGTGAGCACCTTGCAGCGGCTGGGTTCGATCTTATCCTTGTCGCACGCCGTGAATCACTGTTAACGGAGCTAGCTAATGACTTAACCCGCCAATACCCTATCCAATGCAGTGTTTTCTCAATTGATCTGGGAGAGACCAGTGACATAGCCCGATTAATCACGTACGCACAGACACAAGATATTGGTTTATTGATTTTGAATGCAGGCTTTGGTTACAAAGGATGTTTCGAGGAGCAGGATTACGCTCAACTGAATGCCATGTTACAGGTCAATTTGATGGCCCCAACGCAAATCACACACGCATTACTGCCACGCATGAAACAACGCCAACGGGCCGGTATTATTCTAACCGGCTCCATTGAAGGCGAAGCCCCCTTCCCTTATTCCAGCGCCTATGCGGCCTCCAAAGCCTATATTCATGGATTAGGAAATAGCCTGTATGCAGAATGCCTCGACGATGGTGTCGACGTATTGGTTCTTTCACCCGGCTCCACCGATACTGACGCCCCGATCAGCCAAGGCATCAGCCGCGACCAACTGGTCGGCATCATGCGCCCCGAAACCGTCGCCGCACAAGCACTCCAGCAATTGGGCAAGCGCCCACTGTGGATTACAGGCATGCACAACCGGTTGTTTATCAAGATACTTCGATGGTTGCCGCGCAAAGCCGCTTCTATACTGGCAGGAAAGGGCATGAAAAAAGCCATTGAGGCCAGCCGCTAA
- the oprF_2 gene encoding Outer membrane porin F — MAAVKTIPLLAVMLLIAMISGCASNQDLMAEYGPLSCPVETVVVESEVAVERDAYFRYNMDKLDWRQSVYFASGQSRLRGPDETQVAVNIKTLNRYPIFNVLIKGFTDSVGSTEFNAKLSMRRVLSVSELLKEKGIQGARIYISALGEQAPLNGDLTAADRAVNRRVDMVLLGPNETDDFETLAEFLGETVTPDVNATSVGSASAAPANNQLQ; from the coding sequence ATGGCTGCAGTAAAAACAATACCTCTGTTGGCAGTGATGTTGCTGATAGCAATGATCTCAGGGTGTGCCAGCAACCAGGATTTGATGGCCGAATACGGGCCTTTATCATGCCCAGTTGAGACCGTGGTTGTCGAATCCGAAGTTGCTGTCGAACGTGACGCGTATTTCCGATATAACATGGATAAACTCGATTGGCGTCAGTCGGTGTATTTTGCCTCCGGCCAATCACGCTTGCGTGGGCCAGATGAAACGCAAGTTGCCGTTAACATCAAAACGCTTAATCGATACCCAATTTTTAATGTCTTGATTAAAGGCTTTACCGATAGCGTTGGTAGTACAGAATTTAATGCCAAATTATCAATGCGCCGTGTTTTAAGCGTTAGTGAGTTGTTAAAAGAAAAAGGTATCCAAGGTGCCCGAATCTATATATCGGCACTCGGTGAGCAAGCACCGTTAAACGGCGACTTAACAGCAGCCGATCGTGCCGTAAACCGGCGCGTCGATATGGTGCTATTAGGCCCCAACGAAACCGACGATTTTGAAACCTTGGCAGAATTTCTTGGTGAAACGGTAACGCCCGATGTAAACGCTACATCGGTGGGCTCTGCCTCTGCCGCGCCTGCAAATAACCAACTGCAGTAG
- the pfeS_1 gene encoding Sensor protein PfeS — protein sequence MKRSVRFGSLFWKLFLLVWLTNVTVIALTSFYVVSVSQARLADQHFSDRIPTYVRPIINAWENKPSKRLSYKREKHLDKMLRHDLRSANIRIYTDDGELVYERFRTKPHAREHDASQKSLIPSKIRETEFVSDAGHHYRVEAYSPARKHWLPRSFIRLHLMQFSALMLGAALVSFMATYLIQRPLNKLRTYTRALSTLDFDTQLDQKMLARKDTIGDLARTTDQMAINVATMIENRQALLNDVSHELRAPLARLQAAAALIEQKSRQANDVPDANIQRLHQECERMHQLIARIIELSRAGHTEDIALTSLNNTIQQVVDDCRFRHPDRTIHWTQEAQPSVSVNADQQLLSSAIDNVLENACQHTPTDSSINLDLAQQSNKIVLRIRDHGPGINDEDIEQVMRPFQRADQQMHTEGFGLGLSIAVRALEHCGGKLALKNHPEGGLLVTISLPA from the coding sequence ATGAAACGCAGCGTGCGGTTCGGCAGCCTGTTTTGGAAGCTCTTCCTATTGGTATGGTTAACCAACGTTACGGTTATCGCCTTAACGAGCTTTTATGTGGTCAGCGTTAGTCAAGCACGTTTGGCCGACCAGCATTTTTCTGATCGCATACCTACCTATGTCAGGCCCATTATCAATGCGTGGGAAAACAAACCGTCGAAAAGACTCTCATACAAACGTGAAAAACACCTCGATAAGATGTTGCGCCATGATTTACGCAGCGCCAACATCCGAATCTATACAGATGATGGCGAATTGGTGTATGAACGCTTTCGAACAAAACCTCACGCACGTGAACATGATGCATCACAAAAATCACTCATACCCAGTAAAATTCGCGAAACTGAATTTGTCAGCGATGCAGGCCATCATTATCGAGTAGAAGCTTATTCTCCGGCACGTAAGCATTGGCTACCACGCTCATTTATACGCCTGCACCTGATGCAATTTAGTGCACTGATGCTAGGCGCAGCACTGGTTAGTTTTATGGCAACTTATCTGATTCAGAGGCCATTAAACAAGTTACGAACCTACACACGAGCGCTGTCGACTCTCGATTTTGACACGCAGCTCGATCAAAAAATGTTAGCCCGTAAAGACACAATTGGAGACCTTGCCCGCACCACCGATCAGATGGCGATTAATGTCGCTACTATGATCGAAAACCGGCAGGCATTGTTGAATGACGTCTCGCACGAGCTTCGAGCACCACTGGCTCGGCTTCAGGCTGCCGCTGCACTTATCGAACAGAAAAGTCGCCAAGCAAACGATGTACCGGATGCAAACATTCAGCGTTTACATCAAGAATGTGAGCGCATGCATCAGTTAATCGCCCGAATCATTGAGCTCAGTCGAGCGGGTCATACTGAAGACATCGCCCTTACATCACTGAACAACACAATTCAGCAAGTGGTCGATGACTGCCGATTCCGACACCCGGATCGAACCATCCACTGGACACAAGAAGCACAGCCTTCAGTGTCGGTAAACGCAGACCAGCAATTGCTATCCAGCGCCATAGATAATGTTCTCGAAAATGCCTGCCAGCATACTCCTACTGACTCATCTATAAACCTTGACCTAGCGCAGCAATCCAACAAAATAGTGCTGCGAATCCGCGATCATGGCCCAGGGATTAACGATGAGGATATAGAGCAGGTTATGCGGCCATTTCAGCGTGCTGATCAACAGATGCATACAGAAGGATTCGGGCTTGGACTAAGCATCGCAGTACGTGCGCTTGAGCACTGCGGTGGCAAATTGGCATTAAAAAACCACCCAGAAGGTGGTTTATTGGTAACAATTAGCCTGCCGGCCTAA
- the rutD gene encoding Putative aminoacrylate hydrolase RutD: protein MPDNALIKLIYQSAVEQGSFLELLEMINQKDAVSLDEKDLLAHFDQANAILEQMAQLQHKQTVAESVFNHLRTGIVLLDIDLNVVFANQPAETLLADAQGFEIQSDALFVHDRDLQTVLLNALADWNNGQARQSETLFIDSAEQQHIAVLSPITDVVGLLAMRIPSSAVAALFISYGSNDQSLRLEQLEKLYGLTRVEADVTCRIAAGQTIDEIAEARSSKSQTIRTYLKAIFSKTGTRRQADLVALVLKAPLQTSRTTGLLGVEGEDRFVDSAKRHIAYRVYGSATGTPIVICHPSLSCRLCVPVDFTDNDAKKVRIIVPDRAGIGQSSGPLYESITDFNDDLLAIVAAERLEQVRLVGVAAGGAFALGFAAQHPSAVLDVLLMESFAPGVDERSIKGAPGYFKWLPPLVRRFPGVGEKLLNIMSKEFARDWEGTLEHVSTLFNARDAAVLIEDGIREHALAQGAENTRHGVQGFVRDMLLVHNPWPFELCDVQVTCHLAYGAADPVAEAYADELRERLPDVDSRLYAGEGFAGMVYLRFFEIIRDVRWI from the coding sequence ATGCCCGATAATGCTCTCATTAAGCTCATCTACCAATCTGCTGTTGAACAGGGCAGCTTCCTTGAATTGCTGGAAATGATTAATCAGAAGGATGCTGTCTCTCTGGATGAAAAAGATCTGCTGGCACACTTTGATCAAGCGAACGCCATTCTTGAACAAATGGCGCAGCTTCAGCATAAACAAACCGTCGCAGAATCTGTGTTCAATCATTTGCGTACTGGGATTGTGTTGTTAGATATCGATCTGAACGTTGTCTTCGCTAATCAGCCGGCTGAAACTCTGCTGGCTGATGCACAAGGGTTCGAGATTCAGAGCGATGCGTTGTTTGTGCATGATCGGGATCTTCAGACGGTTCTGTTGAATGCCCTTGCTGACTGGAACAATGGCCAAGCTCGTCAATCAGAGACCTTGTTTATCGATTCTGCTGAGCAGCAGCATATTGCGGTATTGTCGCCTATCACAGATGTCGTAGGCCTTTTGGCCATGCGCATACCTTCTTCAGCTGTAGCAGCGCTGTTTATTTCTTATGGCTCTAACGATCAATCNCTCAGATTGGAGCAGCTTGAAAAACTCTATGGGCTGACGCGTGTTGAGGCGGATGTCACCTGTCGCATCGCTGCTGGGCAAACCATTGATGAGATTGCGGAGGCAAGATCATCCAAGTCGCAGACGATTCGTACCTATTTGAAAGCGATTTTTTCGAAAACCGGTACACGCCGGCAAGCAGATTTGGTTGCATTGGTGCTTAAGGCTCCACTGCAAACATCCAGAACGACCGGTTTGCTGGGTGTTGAGGGTGAAGATCGATTTGTCGATTCGGCGAAACGCCATATTGCGTATCGTGTTTACGGATCTGCAACCGGAACGCCGATTGTTATTTGTCATCCATCGTTGAGTTGCCGGTTATGTGTGCCGGTTGATTTCACCGATAACGATGCAAAAAAAGTGCGCATTATAGTGCCTGATCGTGCCGGTATCGGGCAGTCGAGCGGCCCTTTGTATGAATCGATAACGGATTTTAATGATGATTTACTGGCGATAGTGGCGGCAGAGAGGCTGGAGCAAGTACGGTTGGTTGGTGTGGCGGCAGGCGGTGCATTTGCCCTTGGCTTTGCGGCTCAGCATCCGTCTGCGGTGTTAGATGTGTTGTTGATGGAATCCTTTGCACCAGGCGTTGATGAACGCTCGATTAAGGGCGCTCCGGGTTATTTCAAATGGCTCCCTCCTTTGGTTAGGCGATTTCCGGGTGTAGGCGAGAAACTTCTCAATATCATGTCGAAGGAGTTTGCACGTGATTGGGAGGGGACGTTAGAGCACGTTAGCACGCTATTTAATGCACGAGATGCGGCGGTTTTAATTGAAGACGGTATACGTGAGCATGCATTGGCTCAGGGCGCCGAAAACACGCGTCATGGTGTTCAAGGGTTTGTGCGGGATATGCTACTGGTACATAACCCGTGGCCGTTTGAATTGTGCGATGTTCAGGTAACCTGTCATTTAGCTTATGGTGCCGCCGATCCAGTGGCTGAGGCGTACGCTGATGAACTGCGCGAGCGTTTACCAGATGTTGATTCGCGATTGTATGCGGGGGAAGGCTTTGCAGGCATGGTCTATTTGCGCTTTTTTGAGATCATACGCGATGTTCGTTGGATCTAG
- the cmpR_2 gene encoding HTH-type transcriptional activator CmpR, with protein METARWDDYRIAYQVARSGSLAKAGAALGINHSTVLRRIDQLEAAIGTALFIRHQRGYQLTDAGHVFVDNMPQVIEAFASLENRLVAADSDLRGKLVITTPSDYLVILNPYLKRFRDQYPLLRLEIFATDEKLSLAAGDAHVAIRLGPKPDEADLIVKALTEDQLQYCASESYIERYGELTRLEDCNDHLWVMPNGRKTRLPMIRSVLDHLDPERVVYQTNGFLEVYGAVEEGMGIGPVPRLHALRSPRIKVLNLKLDQPKGKAWFVYXRDVKHNVRVKALYQFLANTLP; from the coding sequence ATGGAAACTGCGCGTTGGGATGATTACCGTATCGCCTATCAGGTTGCGCGATCCGGGTCGTTAGCCAAGGCTGGCGCCGCTCTCGGGATCAATCACTCGACCGTGTTGCGCCGCATTGACCAATTGGAGGCAGCAATTGGCACCGCGCTATTTATTCGTCACCAACGGGGATATCAACTGACCGACGCAGGCCACGTGTTTGTTGATAACATGCCACAAGTTATTGAAGCATTTGCCAGCCTTGAAAACCGTCTAGTGGCAGCAGATAGCGATCTCAGAGGCAAATTGGTAATCACCACGCCCAGTGACTATCTCGTTATTCTTAATCCGTATTTAAAGCGTTTTCGTGATCAGTATCCGTTGTTACGTTTGGAGATTTTTGCAACAGACGAGAAACTCTCCTTGGCTGCCGGTGATGCGCACGTGGCGATCCGGCTTGGCCCTAAGCCTGATGAAGCCGATCTAATTGTTAAAGCCCTGACCGAAGACCAGCTCCAATACTGTGCTTCCGAAAGCTACATTGAACGCTATGGCGAGTTAACCCGATTGGAAGACTGTAATGATCACCTTTGGGTTATGCCAAACGGCAGAAAAACTCGATTGCCCATGATTCGGTCGGTACTTGATCATCTTGACCCTGAGCGAGTTGTGTACCAAACCAACGGCTTTCTGGAAGTTTACGGCGCCGTTGAAGAAGGCATGGGAATTGGCCCGGTGCCTCGTTTGCATGCGTTACGGTCACCAAGGATTAAAGTACTGAATCTCAAACTTGATCAACCGAAAGGGAAAGCTTGGTTTGTGTACCNCCGTGATGTGAAACATAACGTTCGGGTAAAAGCGCTTTACCAGTTTTTGGCGAATACCTTGCCCTAG
- the yceI_2 gene encoding Protein YceI, translated as MNAFLKAAVLSAATLSAGLSATSAAAADYTIDTKGAHAFVQFKIKHLGYSWLLGRFNNFEGNFSYDAAKPETSEIEVIIDTTSIDSNHAERDKHLKGKDFLNVAKYPKASFKSTRYIPADGTSGTMEGIFTLHGVTKEIAFPVTKIGEGKDPWGGYRVGFEGKTVLKLSDYGIVYDLGPASADVEIELFVEGIRQ; from the coding sequence ATGAACGCATTTCTGAAAGCCGCAGTATTATCTGCAGCTACTCTATCTGCAGGCCTGTCTGCAACCAGCGCTGCCGCCGCTGACTACACAATCGACACCAAAGGCGCTCACGCCTTTGTTCAATTTAAAATCAAACACCTTGGCTATAGCTGGTTATTGGGACGTTTTAACAATTTCGAAGGTAACTTCAGTTACGATGCTGCCAAGCCTGAGACATCTGAGATCGAAGTTATCATCGATACAACAAGCATCGACTCAAACCATGCCGAGCGCGACAAACACCTTAAGGGCAAAGACTTCCTTAATGTGGCCAAATACCCTAAAGCCTCATTCAAGAGCACACGTTACATTCCTGCCGACGGTACCAGCGGCACTATGGAAGGCATTTTCACTTTACACGGCGTTACCAAAGAAATTGCATTCCCGGTAACAAAAATTGGGGAAGGCAAAGATCCATGGGGCGGTTACCGTGTTGGTTTTGAAGGTAAAACCGTACTGAAATTATCGGATTATGGCATTGTCTACGATCTTGGCCCGGCATCTGCGGATGTTGAGATCGAGCTGTTTGTTGAAGGCATTCGTCAGTAA